From the Trifolium pratense cultivar HEN17-A07 linkage group LG4, ARS_RC_1.1, whole genome shotgun sequence genome, the window CAAATGATTCGAACGCACATCTTGAAGAAGTTCGTCAAGAAGAGGGAGAGCAAGTCCTTCTCTAAAGTCTATCTTGTGAGCCACTCCAGCTTTTTCAATCATAGGCAATCCCAACTGATAGTATTCACGACTAATGTCCAAAGCCAACAcctgataaaataaataaactatgagttacatattaaattaatatagtgattatataattttgactattatcatttttaaaatatccttATATAAGAAGTAGTCTTACCTTTCCATCAGAGGGAAGAGCAAGAGCAGTGCAGAGCAAAGAGTAACCAGTGTACACACCAATTTCTAATGTGTTCTTTGCATTGATTAGCTTAATCAACATGCTTAATAATTGTCCTTCATCAGCTGATGTAGCCATAAGGTTCCTATTTTACAACATCAATGAAGAAATATTAAACATTATTTAACgatcaataattaaaaaaaatggaggtAGTATAATCTTACAATGGATGTTTATCTGTTATGTCACGGAGCTCCTTCAAACATGGATGCTCTCTTGGAAACACACTAGTTTCAAGTATATACTGCACAACACAAGTTTTTAAGAGACTTAGtatttaaaaagtgttttttcaGTGTAATAAGAGTATAATTatctaatttaaaatatataatttacaattagttttataaaaaaaaaaattaattgtgtAGAGTCGATACATACATTATAAAGTGCATCACTCTGAAGTAGAGACTTGTGACCAATATCTTTGTAA encodes:
- the LOC123921195 gene encoding caffeoyl-CoA O-methyltransferase 5-like — encoded protein: MNIYITKEEIDGKTPIPYKDIGHKSLLQSDALYNYILETSVFPREHPCLKELRDITDKHPLNLMATSADEGQLLSMLIKLINAKNTLEIGVYTGYSLLCTALALPSDGKVLALDISREYYQLGLPMIEKAGVAHKIDFREGLALPLLDELLQDENNKGTFDFVFVDADKNNYLNYHKKVIELVKVGGLIGYDNTLWTGSVALPDDAPMLEFIRNYRGYVIEVNKYLAQDSRIEICQLAVGDGITLCRRIG